The Bacteroidota bacterium genome includes a region encoding these proteins:
- a CDS encoding FG-GAP repeat protein has translation MKKCFVVFLITYSCYVKAQSPIENYSFESNLSLAEFGNVVKGIGDVNNDGYEDIMVAAWKYANGQTNEGAVYIYHGTAGGMNTTPALIIEGNLGSAYFGYSADRAGDVNNDGYDDIIVGAYKFSNGQTNEGKFFIYHGSASGINPIAATTIESNQSSAYMGNSVAGIGDVNNDGFDDVAVGAYYYENGETDEGRVNIYKGSATGINTTPFAILEANFASIHFGYAVSAAGDVNNDGYDDFMVCGRDYNGVYVDEGFVYIYHGAASITSPSSIIYGDGHFDHIGDVMAAIGDVNNDGYDDIALQHHIVSVNYTVSIHHGSATGINIAPSVVLATDQDLAGFGNGLSGAGDFNNDGYDDLIIGMDSYDFANGNSGRAGIYIGSSTGINSNIYTSFQVGQGSGEFGSSVASVGDINNDGFDDVLVGAPYMDNVENVEGMAFLYFGESCVAQTYFADYDNDGFGNAMLYTTGCFTVPIGYSVDNTDCDDDEAEKNPTSIWYYDFDGDGYYAGTGSPINQCDTPATPNYSIGIIAGDCDDLNSLVHPDFIEQPDGIDNNCDGNIDEEIEWIYGGVIQSDQSNSLFGMAVGSGDLNGDGYSDLIAAKKKYSNGETSEGALYVYNGSSSGLIMIPSAILEINQASAELGGAINANGDFNGDGYDDLVASALEGDNGQSNEGLVYIFNGSATGVSLTPSLLLEMNQASSNFGVGISNADINNDGYDDLIVGANEFDDGSTNEGEVFVYLGSASGLNPIASAELECNQATAYFGYAVSGIGDVNADGYDDVAIGAYNYDNGSTNEGRVFIYHGSPVGLNTTAAVTMESNQANSLFGISIAGNGDINNDGFDDIVIGCHSYTNGQLHEGRAFIYYGSPTGLSSTASLTLEGNQQQVFFSASCAFLGDVNGDNFDDVVIAADAYSLNMLDEGAVFIYHGSAAGLIPFPKEIFGGKQTESQYGHAVCGTGDMNGDGFSDLAVGAWDYDFDLIDEGGVFIYYSNPCSAIPETCNAFDDNCNGLIDDEITETINISAGGPIIFCQGGSVLLTATYSGASVQWKKNGANIPGATSSTYSVNKSGNYTAVTTSPCGTATSSTINVTVNKNPNASISAGGATTFCAGGSVTLTEVPVAGCSYQWYKGASSIAGATSTNYIATTAGNYKCRVTKTASGCFKNSNTIIVTVPCKEGEELIKEENNNFTIFPNPNSGTFNLAFTSSTGGTSPLKGGQRGVIEIFNSLGQQIHSQQINSTDGNINETISKNNLNSGIYFVRLWNGNNYSEQEMIIN, from the coding sequence ATGAAAAAATGTTTTGTAGTTTTTCTGATCACATACTCTTGTTATGTAAAAGCACAATCGCCAATTGAAAACTATTCTTTCGAATCGAATCTTAGTTTGGCTGAATTTGGAAATGTTGTTAAAGGGATTGGCGATGTAAATAACGATGGTTATGAAGATATAATGGTAGCTGCGTGGAAGTATGCTAACGGACAAACCAATGAAGGTGCCGTTTATATTTATCATGGAACCGCAGGTGGAATGAATACCACACCAGCCCTTATTATTGAAGGTAATCTTGGCAGTGCCTATTTTGGTTATTCAGCAGATCGCGCAGGTGATGTGAATAATGATGGATACGATGATATAATTGTAGGCGCTTATAAATTTTCAAATGGCCAGACAAACGAAGGGAAATTTTTTATTTACCATGGTTCAGCATCAGGCATAAATCCCATTGCAGCAACAACAATTGAAAGCAATCAATCTTCTGCTTATATGGGAAATTCTGTAGCTGGAATTGGTGATGTAAATAACGATGGATTTGATGATGTTGCAGTAGGTGCATATTATTATGAAAATGGTGAAACAGATGAAGGCAGGGTAAATATTTATAAGGGTTCAGCAACCGGAATTAATACAACACCCTTCGCAATACTGGAAGCAAATTTTGCCTCTATCCATTTTGGTTATGCTGTTTCTGCTGCAGGTGATGTGAATAACGACGGGTATGATGATTTTATGGTTTGCGGACGTGATTATAACGGTGTGTATGTGGATGAGGGATTTGTTTATATTTATCACGGAGCTGCATCAATTACGTCGCCTTCTTCCATTATTTATGGTGATGGACACTTTGACCATATAGGTGATGTAATGGCTGCTATCGGTGATGTGAATAATGATGGTTATGATGATATAGCATTGCAACATCATATAGTTTCAGTTAATTACACTGTTTCAATTCATCATGGCTCGGCAACTGGAATAAATATCGCTCCTTCTGTTGTTCTTGCAACAGATCAGGATCTGGCTGGATTTGGCAATGGACTTTCAGGCGCTGGCGATTTTAATAATGATGGTTATGATGACCTCATCATTGGAATGGATAGTTACGATTTTGCAAACGGTAATTCCGGTAGAGCAGGAATTTATATAGGATCATCAACCGGAATAAATTCCAATATTTATACCAGCTTCCAGGTAGGGCAGGGTTCAGGTGAATTTGGATCTTCGGTTGCATCAGTTGGCGATATAAATAATGATGGATTTGATGATGTTTTAGTAGGAGCACCCTATATGGATAACGTAGAAAATGTTGAGGGTATGGCGTTTTTGTATTTCGGAGAATCCTGTGTTGCACAAACATATTTTGCTGATTATGATAACGATGGATTCGGGAATGCTATGCTTTACACTACCGGTTGTTTTACTGTGCCCATTGGATACAGTGTAGATAATACAGATTGTGATGATGATGAAGCCGAAAAAAATCCCACATCAATTTGGTATTACGATTTTGATGGTGACGGCTATTATGCAGGAACAGGTTCACCAATTAATCAATGCGATACCCCTGCAACACCTAATTATTCTATTGGAATAATTGCCGGTGATTGTGATGATCTGAATAGTTTGGTGCATCCTGATTTTATTGAACAACCAGATGGAATAGATAATAATTGTGATGGAAATATTGATGAAGAAATTGAATGGATATATGGTGGAGTAATTCAGAGTGATCAAAGCAATTCGTTATTTGGAATGGCTGTCGGATCGGGAGATCTGAATGGTGATGGATATTCTGATTTAATTGCAGCGAAAAAAAAATATTCTAACGGTGAAACTAGTGAAGGAGCACTTTATGTTTATAACGGTTCTTCTTCAGGATTGATCATGATTCCTTCGGCAATTCTTGAAATTAATCAGGCTTCTGCAGAATTGGGTGGTGCCATAAACGCAAATGGTGATTTTAATGGCGACGGATATGATGATCTGGTAGCTTCAGCTTTAGAAGGGGACAACGGACAATCGAATGAAGGACTTGTTTATATTTTTAATGGTTCTGCAACAGGTGTTTCTTTAACTCCAAGTCTATTACTTGAAATGAACCAGGCATCTTCAAATTTTGGAGTAGGTATTTCCAATGCTGATATAAATAATGATGGTTATGACGACCTGATTGTTGGTGCAAACGAATTTGATGATGGTTCAACTAATGAAGGAGAAGTTTTTGTGTATTTAGGATCCGCTTCAGGATTAAATCCCATTGCATCAGCGGAACTCGAGTGTAATCAGGCCACTGCTTATTTTGGTTATGCTGTTTCCGGTATTGGGGATGTAAATGCTGATGGATATGATGACGTTGCAATCGGTGCTTATAATTATGATAATGGAAGTACAAATGAAGGACGTGTTTTTATTTATCATGGATCTCCTGTTGGATTAAATACAACTGCTGCTGTTACTATGGAAAGTAATCAGGCAAATTCATTATTTGGAATTTCTATTGCGGGAAATGGAGATATCAATAATGATGGATTTGACGATATTGTTATAGGTTGTCATTCTTATACTAATGGACAATTACATGAAGGGCGCGCATTTATTTATTATGGATCACCAACAGGTTTATCATCTACCGCTTCTCTTACCCTGGAAGGAAATCAACAACAGGTATTTTTTTCAGCTTCCTGTGCATTTCTTGGAGATGTAAATGGTGATAATTTTGATGATGTTGTGATCGCGGCTGATGCATACTCATTAAATATGTTGGATGAAGGAGCAGTATTTATATATCACGGTTCTGCCGCAGGATTAATTCCCTTTCCTAAAGAAATTTTTGGCGGCAAGCAGACCGAAAGTCAGTATGGTCACGCAGTTTGTGGCACCGGAGATATGAATGGTGATGGATTCTCCGATCTGGCTGTTGGTGCCTGGGATTATGATTTTGACCTTATTGACGAAGGTGGGGTATTTATTTATTATTCTAATCCATGTTCAGCCATACCTGAAACTTGTAATGCATTCGACGATAATTGCAATGGGTTAATTGACGATGAAATAACAGAAACAATTAATATTTCTGCAGGTGGTCCAATTATTTTCTGCCAGGGTGGTTCGGTATTATTAACAGCAACTTATTCCGGCGCGAGTGTGCAATGGAAAAAGAATGGAGCAAATATTCCAGGTGCAACTTCTTCAACTTATTCCGTAAATAAATCAGGTAATTATACAGCAGTTACTACATCACCATGCGGAACTGCAACATCATCCACAATTAATGTCACCGTAAATAAAAATCCCAATGCAAGTATTTCTGCGGGAGGGGCAACAACCTTTTGTGCAGGTGGTTCTGTTACGCTAACAGAAGTTCCTGTCGCAGGTTGTTCTTATCAATGGTATAAAGGAGCATCATCAATTGCCGGTGCAACTTCCACAAATTATATCGCAACCACAGCCGGTAATTATAAATGCCGTGTTACAAAAACTGCAAGCGGTTGCTTTAAAAATTCAAATACAATTATCGTTACTGTTCCTTGTAAAGAAGGGGAGGAATTAATCAAAGAAGAAAATAATAATTTCACCATCTTCCCAAATCCAAATTCAGGAACGTTTAATTTGGCCTTCACCTCTTCAACCGGAGGAACTTCCCCCCTCAAGGGGGGACAAAGGGGGGTGATCGAAATCTTCAACTCCCTCGGCCAACAAATCCATTCCCAACAAATAAATTCCACCGATGGAAATATTAATGAAACAATTTCCAAAAATAATTTAAACTCAGGAATTTATTTTGTCAGATTATGGAATGGAAATAATTATTCTGAACAAGAAATGATCATTAATTAA
- a CDS encoding T9SS type A sorting domain-containing protein has protein sequence MFKLRLFQPNTFVSLLFMCLLTNSTRAQAPSIEWQKCYGGTFEDYARDCQNTTDGGFVFVGTSTFANGDVTVNHGYDDYWIIKTSSTGIIQWQVSVGGSEIDFPRSIEQTSDDGYIICGFSKSNDYDVSGHHGGSFYSDFWVVKLNSTGTLIWQKSLGGTDHDSGYSVKETSDGGYIVAGEARSNDGDVSGHHGFLGDYWIAKLDASGNITWQKCYGGTDGDVATDILETSDGGFIIAGYAFSNDFDVVGNHGNSDFWIIKLSNVGNVQWKKCYGGIYSEEAQRIKPTPDGGYIIIGTTHSNNGDVSGKHDSFDYWVVKIDINGTLQWQKCLGGDSEDYGYGIDVTSDGGYIVTGYTLSNNGDVSGNHGDWDFWVVKLNESGSLLWQKCLGGTSYDRSFSIKQAPDGGYIIAGYSISENGDITFNHGGYDFWVVKLSADCVAETCNALDDNCNGLIDDGVVETINISAGGPIIFCQGSSVLLTATYSGATVQWKKNGANIPGATSSTYSVTKTGDYTCVTTSPCGTATSSLIHVTVNKNPTASITAGGATTFCAGGSVTLTEAPVGGSTYQWYKGASTIAGATSTNYIATAPGNYKCRVTKTASGCFKNSNTITVTVPCKEGEELMNEENNNFTIFPNPNNGTFNLVFNVPIGGISPLKGGPRGVITLQIFNSLSQQIHSQQINSPEGNINETISIDNLSSGIYIIRLNNGINYSDQKFMIE, from the coding sequence ATGTTTAAACTTAGATTATTTCAACCAAATACTTTTGTATCACTTTTATTCATGTGCCTCTTAACTAATTCTACCAGGGCGCAAGCGCCTTCTATCGAATGGCAGAAATGTTATGGTGGAACTTTTGAAGATTATGCCAGAGACTGTCAAAACACTACTGATGGTGGATTTGTTTTTGTAGGAACTTCAACTTTTGCAAATGGAGATGTTACAGTCAATCATGGTTATGATGACTACTGGATAATTAAAACATCATCTACAGGAATTATTCAATGGCAAGTGTCTGTAGGGGGTTCTGAAATTGACTTTCCGCGATCGATTGAGCAAACTTCGGATGATGGATATATAATCTGTGGGTTTTCCAAATCAAATGATTATGATGTAAGTGGTCATCATGGAGGGTCTTTTTATAGTGATTTCTGGGTGGTTAAATTGAACAGCACAGGGACTTTGATTTGGCAAAAATCATTAGGTGGCACAGATCATGATTCAGGTTATTCGGTAAAGGAAACTTCAGATGGTGGATATATTGTGGCAGGAGAAGCGCGGTCCAATGATGGAGATGTATCTGGCCATCACGGATTTCTTGGCGATTACTGGATAGCAAAATTAGATGCGTCTGGAAATATTACCTGGCAAAAATGTTATGGTGGTACAGATGGTGATGTAGCGACTGATATATTAGAAACTTCTGACGGTGGTTTTATTATCGCGGGATATGCTTTTTCGAACGATTTTGATGTTGTAGGTAATCACGGCAATTCTGATTTTTGGATTATTAAGTTATCCAATGTAGGAAATGTGCAATGGAAAAAATGTTATGGAGGTATTTATTCCGAAGAAGCACAGCGGATAAAGCCTACACCGGATGGAGGATATATTATAATCGGAACTACACATTCGAACAACGGAGATGTATCCGGAAAGCATGACTCGTTTGATTATTGGGTTGTAAAAATTGATATCAATGGGACATTGCAATGGCAAAAATGTTTGGGGGGAGATAGTGAAGATTATGGTTACGGGATCGATGTGACTTCAGATGGAGGTTATATAGTTACAGGATATACTTTATCAAATAATGGTGATGTTAGTGGCAACCATGGGGATTGGGATTTTTGGGTGGTTAAATTAAATGAAAGTGGAAGTTTATTATGGCAAAAATGCCTTGGCGGGACAAGCTACGACAGAAGCTTTTCAATTAAACAAGCACCTGACGGCGGCTATATTATTGCTGGCTATTCTATTTCCGAAAATGGTGATATTACCTTCAACCATGGCGGATATGATTTTTGGGTTGTAAAATTAAGTGCAGATTGTGTTGCAGAAACTTGCAACGCCCTCGATGATAATTGCAATGGATTAATTGATGATGGTGTTGTTGAAACAATTAATATCTCTGCAGGAGGACCAATTATTTTCTGTCAAGGTAGTTCCGTTTTATTAACTGCAACATATTCCGGTGCAACTGTTCAATGGAAAAAGAACGGAGCAAATATTCCGGGTGCAACATCCTCAACATATTCAGTAACTAAAACCGGTGATTATACTTGTGTAACAACCAGTCCATGTGGTACTGCAACTTCATCATTAATTCATGTAACAGTAAATAAAAATCCGACAGCATCTATAACAGCAGGAGGTGCCACAACATTCTGCGCCGGTGGCAGCGTAACATTAACCGAAGCACCTGTTGGTGGAAGTACATACCAATGGTATAAAGGCGCATCAACAATTGCCGGAGCAACATCCACAAATTATATCGCAACAGCACCAGGAAATTATAAATGCCGCGTTACAAAAACAGCAAGTGGTTGTTTTAAAAATTCGAATACAATTACTGTAACTGTTCCATGTAAGGAAGGGGAGGAATTGATGAATGAAGAAAATAATAATTTCACCATCTTCCCAAATCCAAACAACGGAACGTTTAATTTAGTCTTTAATGTTCCAATCGGAGGTATTTCCCCCCTCAAGGGGGGACCAAGGGGGGTGATCACCCTCCAAATCTTCAACTCCCTCAGCCAACAAATCCATTCCCAACAAATAAATTCACCTGAAGGAAATATAAATGAAACAATTTCAATTGATAATTTATCCAGCGGAATTTATATCATAAGATTGAACAATGGAATTAATTATTCTGACCAGAAATTCATGATTGAATAA
- a CDS encoding T9SS type A sorting domain-containing protein, translated as MKKFLLKIIILSNFLFIAHYSFSQTPEIEWQNTIGGTGNDILHVMIATTDGGYIAGGASASLISGDKTENVIGGNPVYNDYWVVKLDASGNIMWQNTIGGTSYDYFTCLQQTMDGGYIVGGYSRSGITGDKTEAVIGGGSTYDFWVLKLDATGNIVWQNTIGGTDDDRLKQIIQTSDGGYILGGESESEISADKSDPLIGADDLWIIKINETGILMWQKTIGGVASDRLSDIKQTPDGGYIVASYSTSGISGNKTESSNGFYDYWILKLNSIGNIIWQNTIGGINYDEARSIELTTDGGYIIGGISDSEISGDKTEDHYEGEDDDAYDIWLVKINSVGNVVWDNTIGGIGEDEMRSMKQTADNGFIIAARSYASFSGDKVESNIGEGDGWLIKLNEEGDVIWQNTIGGYSFDGIRDIDITSDGGYILGMFSRSGINGDKTEDVIGEGDYWIIKMSEDDCLLQPTYADIDLDGYGIEPPLYFACEPSAFQSMVAGDFHDLNNFIHPGYIELCDGFDNDCDGIIDEGLTGCNPGPAIEWQNTIGGIGDDFFSTVVNTSDGGYFIAGQSASGLSGDKTDEGLATDYWVLKLDISGNILWQNSIGGTAGERLYGAEQTIDGGYIIGGISYSPIGGDKSENSISSDIWVVKLNSGGDVVWENTINGSTFDELTSLSQTSDGGYIIGAYSQSVNSMDKTETCFGGYDYWIIKLNAAGNIQWQNTIGGNQDDRLQAIKQTSDGGYIIAGESSSGISVDKTEINYGSNDYWVVKLNSLGIITWQNTIGGSASDYLIDIVQSSDGGFVLGGYSSSPISGEKTVAGYGVTDYWVIKIDALGNILWQKSFGGTSHDYITSINATEENNYIIGGYSSSSLNGSKSEKLLGQTDYWIILIDDDGNAIWQNTIGAKNDDELKCITTTPDGGFILGGNSKSNIYYDKTEDGQGGDDYWIIKLTGECVAEPEICNTIDDNCNGLIDDDVIETITISAAGLTTFCQGGSVILNATTSGPNYQWKKNGTNIPGAILSSYTVTTKGTYTCETSSACDTELSTGIFVNVQKNPPASITAGGATTFCAGGSVILTANTGGGLSYKWYKDAVLIPGATSINYTATTAGFYKCNVTKTASGCNKNSNGIMVTVPCKEGEELLSNSDFTIFPNPNTGTFNVVYNVPTGATSPYGGPWGPISPLKGGPMGVTTLEIFNSLGQQIHSQQINSCDGNINETISINNLSSGIYYIRMRTNDIHYEKKLIIE; from the coding sequence ATGAAAAAATTTTTACTCAAAATAATCATTTTATCAAACTTTTTATTCATTGCTCATTACTCATTTTCCCAAACTCCGGAAATTGAATGGCAAAATACAATTGGAGGAACAGGTAATGATATTCTCCATGTCATGATTGCTACTACTGATGGTGGATATATTGCGGGTGGAGCATCTGCATCTTTGATCTCGGGTGATAAAACAGAAAATGTAATTGGAGGAAATCCGGTTTACAATGATTATTGGGTCGTAAAACTTGATGCATCCGGAAATATCATGTGGCAAAATACAATAGGTGGAACCAGTTATGATTATTTCACATGTTTACAACAAACGATGGATGGGGGATATATAGTTGGAGGTTATTCCAGGTCGGGTATTACAGGTGACAAAACCGAAGCTGTAATCGGTGGAGGGTCAACGTATGATTTTTGGGTTCTTAAATTAGATGCCACAGGAAATATTGTTTGGCAAAATACGATAGGTGGAACAGATGATGATCGCTTAAAACAAATTATCCAAACATCTGATGGGGGATATATATTAGGAGGTGAAAGTGAATCTGAAATTTCTGCGGATAAATCAGATCCTTTAATTGGAGCAGATGATCTATGGATAATTAAAATAAATGAAACAGGTATATTAATGTGGCAAAAAACTATTGGTGGAGTGGCTTCGGATAGGTTATCAGATATAAAACAGACACCCGACGGTGGTTATATTGTTGCCTCGTATTCCACATCAGGAATTTCCGGAAATAAAACCGAATCCAGTAATGGATTTTATGATTATTGGATTTTAAAACTAAATAGTATCGGAAATATTATTTGGCAAAACACCATTGGTGGAATTAATTATGATGAAGCGCGATCTATTGAATTAACTACAGATGGAGGTTATATTATTGGAGGTATCTCCGACTCCGAAATTTCAGGAGATAAAACAGAAGATCATTACGAAGGTGAGGATGATGATGCATATGATATATGGTTGGTAAAAATAAATAGTGTTGGAAATGTTGTCTGGGATAATACCATTGGAGGAATTGGTGAAGATGAAATGCGTTCAATGAAACAAACCGCAGATAATGGATTTATTATTGCTGCACGTTCTTATGCGTCATTTTCGGGCGATAAAGTGGAATCTAATATCGGTGAAGGAGATGGTTGGTTAATTAAGCTAAACGAAGAAGGTGATGTTATCTGGCAAAATACAATTGGAGGGTATTCATTTGATGGTATTAGAGATATAGATATTACATCGGATGGAGGTTATATTCTTGGCATGTTTTCTCGTTCTGGAATAAATGGAGATAAAACGGAAGATGTTATCGGTGAAGGTGATTATTGGATAATTAAAATGAGTGAAGATGATTGTTTATTGCAACCAACATATGCTGATATTGATCTTGATGGGTATGGTATTGAACCACCACTTTATTTTGCATGCGAACCGAGTGCATTTCAATCGATGGTAGCCGGCGACTTTCATGACCTAAATAATTTTATTCATCCCGGTTATATTGAATTATGTGATGGATTTGATAATGATTGTGATGGAATTATCGATGAAGGATTAACCGGATGTAATCCGGGACCAGCTATAGAATGGCAAAATACAATTGGTGGGATTGGAGATGACTTTTTTTCAACAGTTGTAAACACCTCCGATGGTGGATATTTCATAGCAGGACAATCTGCTTCCGGATTAAGCGGAGATAAAACCGACGAAGGTTTGGCAACAGATTATTGGGTCTTAAAATTAGATATATCAGGAAATATTTTGTGGCAAAATTCTATAGGAGGAACTGCCGGTGAGCGTTTATATGGAGCTGAGCAAACTATAGACGGCGGATATATTATTGGAGGAATATCTTATTCTCCGATTGGTGGTGATAAATCTGAAAATAGCATTAGCAGCGATATTTGGGTTGTAAAATTGAATAGTGGCGGTGATGTGGTATGGGAAAATACAATTAACGGATCCACTTTTGATGAACTTACCTCATTATCTCAAACTTCCGACGGAGGATACATAATTGGCGCATATTCTCAATCGGTAAATAGCATGGATAAAACAGAAACTTGTTTCGGTGGATATGATTATTGGATAATTAAATTAAATGCTGCCGGTAATATTCAGTGGCAAAACACGATTGGAGGAAATCAGGATGATAGATTGCAAGCTATAAAACAAACTAGTGATGGTGGATATATTATTGCAGGAGAATCGAGTTCAGGAATTTCTGTCGATAAAACCGAAATTAATTATGGCTCAAATGATTATTGGGTTGTGAAATTAAATTCTCTCGGAATAATCACCTGGCAAAATACTATCGGAGGTTCCGCTTCAGATTATTTAATTGATATTGTGCAATCTTCTGATGGAGGATTTGTTCTGGGAGGGTATTCTTCATCACCAATATCGGGTGAGAAAACAGTTGCAGGATATGGAGTTACTGATTATTGGGTAATAAAAATTGACGCTCTCGGTAATATCCTTTGGCAGAAATCTTTTGGCGGAACTTCTCATGATTATATTACTTCAATTAATGCAACAGAGGAAAATAATTATATTATCGGAGGATATTCTTCCTCTTCATTAAACGGGAGTAAATCAGAGAAATTGTTGGGACAAACTGATTATTGGATCATTTTAATTGATGATGATGGAAATGCTATTTGGCAAAATACAATTGGCGCTAAAAACGATGACGAATTAAAATGTATAACAACTACTCCTGATGGAGGATTTATTTTGGGCGGAAATTCAAAATCTAATATTTATTATGACAAAACAGAAGATGGTCAAGGAGGTGATGATTACTGGATAATTAAGTTAACGGGAGAGTGTGTCGCAGAACCTGAAATCTGTAACACAATAGATGATAATTGCAACGGATTAATAGATGATGATGTAATCGAAACAATTACAATCTCCGCCGCAGGCTTAACTACATTTTGTCAGGGTGGCTCGGTTATATTAAATGCAACAACTTCCGGTCCAAATTATCAATGGAAAAAGAACGGAACAAATATTCCAGGCGCAATATTGTCATCATATACAGTTACGACTAAAGGAACTTATACATGTGAAACATCCTCCGCATGCGACACAGAATTATCCACCGGCATTTTCGTCAACGTTCAAAAAAATCCACCCGCATCAATTACTGCAGGAGGCGCAACAACATTCTGTGCAGGAGGTTCTGTAATATTAACTGCAAACACCGGAGGAGGGTTGAGTTATAAATGGTATAAAGACGCTGTATTAATTCCTGGTGCAACATCAATAAATTACACAGCAACAACTGCAGGGTTTTATAAATGTAATGTTACTAAAACAGCATCAGGTTGCAATAAAAATTCGAATGGAATTATGGTTACAGTTCCTTGTAAAGAAGGTGAAGAATTATTATCAAATTCAGACTTCACCATCTTCCCAAATCCCAACACCGGAACATTTAATGTAGTCTATAATGTTCCAACCGGAGCAACATCCCCCTATGGGGGACCGTGGGGGCCAATTTCCCCCCTCAAGGGGGGACCAATGGGGGTGACAACGCTCGAAATCTTCAACTCCCTCGGCCAACAAATCCATTCCCAACAAATAAATTCCTGCGATGGAAATATTAATGAAACAATTTCTATAAATAATTTATCCTCCGGAATTTATTATATCCGGATGCGGACTAATGATATTCATTATGAAAAAAAACTGATCATTGAATAA